The following coding sequences are from one Brooklawnia cerclae window:
- a CDS encoding CaiB/BaiF CoA transferase family protein, which produces MSKGGEALVRKLLGTARSGPLRELVIVQLTQGLAGEFAGAILSDHHAVVVIAEDAAQGAPLRRRHDGKSSSLQFQSEARGKFSYAVDLHSHSGRQALRRLLDAADGLIEDLGPGGLEGLGLDPEDLHRSNPRLDILRISPFGLDGPRRGEPGDDRIAQAFGGTAYVTGFPGTPPLHVATPIADLTTGLQGANGLLLALLDRSQQGQVIDLALYETILRLQEEALIEYVHDGTVRERVGNEYGHTVPSSHFLTNDGHWVAVSATSRPTFAALCRAIESPDAASRPEFSDEARSSHREEVNAMIQDWIGAHSLGEVERAFRQEGAPVSLIRSIDDILANEHIRAARMIEEVTGEDGTPFTTTGRAPQLVGVDEPLGSVPAVGQHTEAINRWLAEQTPGATDLQDSPAHSTPLAGLKVLDLGHFIAGPFAGAILAEFGADVVKVDRPQAAAPSAHSTVYTFFRSLNRGKRGLELDLKRTEGRDLLRALISRTDVVIENYRPGTLESWGLSPEELLAINPDLVVLRISGFGQTGPDAARPAFDRVGLAAGGLSYLGGVRDRPPLRPGVLLSDYTAGLFGVFGVLTSLIGVRQGDGGRVVDTSLVGSIVRLLGDVPALRTAAGVARERDEARWSGYEYDVSTADRAGTPFVVSAHDATQAGQALAHLGLPYPEHSLTADQFSDAIKHWSAERDASKAIHEAQQAGLAATRSLSIADLVADAHVRARQNIHMVTDSSFGTVPIVVGTPRFSRSVTAPVTIAAAPGLDAADILELPVDELGRLRREGVVG; this is translated from the coding sequence ATGAGCAAGGGTGGGGAGGCACTCGTCCGGAAATTGCTCGGAACCGCGCGATCGGGACCGCTGCGAGAACTCGTGATCGTTCAATTGACCCAGGGACTAGCCGGCGAGTTCGCTGGCGCGATCCTCAGTGATCACCACGCTGTGGTGGTCATCGCCGAAGACGCCGCCCAGGGTGCGCCGCTTCGTCGTCGCCACGACGGGAAGAGCAGTTCCCTCCAGTTTCAATCCGAGGCACGAGGCAAGTTCTCGTATGCCGTGGACTTGCACTCCCACTCGGGGCGGCAAGCTCTGCGTCGGCTACTCGACGCGGCCGACGGGCTGATCGAGGATCTCGGTCCGGGCGGTTTGGAAGGCCTCGGGCTCGACCCCGAGGATCTTCATCGATCCAACCCGCGTCTGGACATCCTCCGGATCTCCCCGTTCGGCTTGGACGGCCCGCGACGCGGTGAGCCCGGCGACGACCGGATCGCACAGGCATTCGGCGGAACGGCGTATGTCACGGGGTTCCCCGGCACTCCCCCGCTGCACGTCGCCACGCCCATCGCCGACCTGACCACCGGACTCCAGGGGGCGAACGGCCTACTTCTGGCCTTGCTGGACAGGTCCCAGCAAGGCCAGGTCATCGACCTGGCCCTCTACGAGACGATCTTGCGGCTGCAAGAGGAAGCTCTCATCGAGTACGTTCACGACGGCACCGTGCGCGAACGAGTCGGCAACGAATACGGGCACACCGTACCCTCCAGCCATTTCCTCACCAACGACGGGCATTGGGTCGCGGTCAGCGCCACCAGCCGACCCACCTTTGCAGCGCTGTGCCGTGCCATTGAGTCACCCGACGCCGCGAGCAGGCCGGAGTTCTCCGACGAGGCACGTAGTTCCCACCGCGAAGAGGTGAATGCGATGATCCAGGACTGGATCGGCGCACACTCCCTCGGCGAGGTGGAGCGCGCCTTCCGACAGGAGGGAGCCCCTGTATCCCTCATACGCTCGATCGACGACATCCTCGCCAACGAGCACATTCGAGCCGCACGGATGATCGAGGAAGTGACCGGCGAGGACGGGACGCCCTTCACCACCACCGGACGTGCGCCCCAGCTCGTCGGCGTTGATGAACCCCTCGGAAGTGTGCCCGCCGTCGGACAACACACCGAGGCCATCAACCGCTGGCTTGCGGAGCAGACCCCCGGGGCCACAGACCTGCAGGATTCCCCGGCGCACTCAACCCCTCTCGCCGGACTCAAAGTGTTGGATCTCGGCCACTTCATCGCCGGACCGTTCGCCGGCGCGATCCTGGCGGAGTTCGGCGCCGATGTCGTGAAGGTCGACCGGCCTCAGGCGGCTGCACCATCCGCCCATTCGACCGTCTACACCTTCTTCCGATCGCTGAATCGTGGGAAGCGCGGCCTTGAACTTGATCTGAAGCGGACCGAGGGACGTGACCTCCTCCGAGCACTGATCTCACGGACGGATGTCGTGATCGAGAACTACCGTCCTGGCACGCTCGAATCGTGGGGGCTGTCGCCCGAGGAACTCCTTGCGATCAACCCCGACCTGGTCGTGTTGAGGATCAGCGGGTTCGGCCAGACCGGACCGGATGCTGCACGCCCCGCCTTCGACCGTGTCGGCCTCGCGGCAGGTGGCCTGTCGTACCTCGGAGGTGTGAGGGACCGACCGCCGCTTCGACCCGGGGTGTTGCTCAGCGACTACACCGCCGGCCTGTTCGGGGTGTTCGGTGTGCTCACCTCGTTGATCGGCGTCCGCCAGGGCGACGGTGGGCGAGTGGTCGACACATCCCTCGTCGGATCGATCGTCCGACTGCTCGGCGATGTGCCGGCGCTGCGAACGGCCGCCGGAGTCGCGCGCGAACGCGACGAGGCCCGCTGGAGCGGATACGAATACGACGTGTCGACGGCAGACCGCGCAGGTACCCCGTTTGTCGTGTCGGCCCACGACGCCACTCAGGCCGGTCAGGCGCTGGCTCACCTCGGGTTGCCGTACCCCGAACACAGCCTCACCGCCGACCAGTTCTCGGACGCCATCAAGCACTGGTCCGCCGAACGCGACGCGTCGAAGGCCATACACGAGGCACAGCAGGCCGGGCTCGCGGCCACCCGGAGCCTTTCGATCGCCGACCTGGTCGCGGATGCCCACGTCCGGGCCAGGCAGAACATCCACATGGTGACCGATTCGTCCTTCGGGACTGTCCCCATCGTGGTGGGGACCCCGCGGTTCTCAAGATCCGTCACGGCACCGGTCACGATCGCGGCCGCACCGGGCCTCGATGCCGCCGACATCCTCGAACTCCCCGTGGACGAACTCGGCCGGCTGCGCCGTGAGGGCGTCGTCGGATAG
- a CDS encoding DeoR family transcriptional regulator codes for MSEHPLSGNVAKSVPVAPDDRRRALLGLVRAEGRLSVQQLSEHLGVSVETLRRDVRVLEDAGLLERVGGVVMPVESSSYETGLQFRSQRDLEEKRRICAEVVRRLGEAQTVFIDEGFHPLLLAQSLPEKRELVIVTASVPIAYHVADRPNLHVQLLGGRVRGNTLGTVGPSVEDALSQLHLDLAVIGANGVSDTGGMTTPDEAVAKVKRTAMGVSRRRLFMGAHHEFGVTAMVQFAKLTDFEAVVTGRELTAARARRFVDAGAALVRV; via the coding sequence GTGAGCGAACACCCCCTCAGCGGCAATGTCGCTAAGTCGGTACCGGTCGCGCCGGATGACCGTCGGCGGGCGTTGCTCGGGTTGGTGCGCGCGGAGGGCCGCCTGTCTGTCCAGCAGTTGTCGGAGCACTTGGGAGTGTCCGTCGAAACGCTACGGCGCGACGTACGGGTGTTGGAGGACGCCGGGCTGCTGGAACGTGTCGGAGGCGTGGTCATGCCGGTGGAGTCCTCGTCCTATGAGACGGGTCTCCAGTTCAGGTCCCAGCGCGACCTGGAAGAGAAGCGGCGGATTTGCGCCGAGGTGGTTCGGCGACTCGGGGAGGCGCAGACGGTCTTCATCGACGAGGGCTTTCATCCGCTGCTGTTGGCGCAATCCCTTCCTGAGAAGCGTGAGTTGGTGATCGTCACGGCGTCGGTGCCGATTGCCTACCACGTGGCGGATCGACCCAATCTCCACGTGCAGTTGCTGGGCGGGCGGGTCCGGGGCAACACGTTGGGGACTGTCGGCCCGTCGGTCGAGGATGCACTGTCCCAGCTGCATCTGGACCTGGCGGTCATCGGGGCCAACGGTGTGAGCGATACGGGCGGTATGACGACTCCTGACGAGGCAGTGGCGAAAGTCAAGCGGACTGCGATGGGAGTCTCCCGGCGACGCTTGTTCATGGGAGCTCACCACGAGTTCGGCGTGACGGCCATGGTTCAGTTCGCCAAGCTGACAGATTTCGAGGCGGTGGTGACCGGCCGAGAGCTGACGGCTGCTCGCGCCCGCCGGTTTGTGGATGCCGGGGCGGCATTGGTACGCGTGTGA
- a CDS encoding enoyl-CoA hydratase/isomerase family protein — MPSTGRKRKPEMISTTSTSHVLSIEIDNPGSLNAISASDFHDLAEIWESYAQDSQARCAVISGSGSRAFSVGANVKEFQGDRSPDAFWHNPSRGYGHNLEDGRALWKPVISAIDGYCLGGGLVLALGTDIRIATRRSSFGLPEVKIGTNTVTGASLLAREIGPSRAARIALVGDRIDADTAYDWGLVTELVDGEHDEVLARAHQLADLIAANGPRAVQATKEVIRRSADMDFRDVLALGESLREIVSASGEFEEGVAAFVEKREPHFR; from the coding sequence ATGCCCTCGACCGGCAGGAAAAGGAAGCCTGAAATGATCAGTACGACAAGTACGAGCCATGTCTTGTCCATCGAGATAGACAACCCCGGCAGCCTCAATGCGATCTCCGCGAGCGATTTCCACGACCTCGCGGAGATCTGGGAATCCTATGCACAAGATTCCCAGGCACGGTGTGCCGTGATCTCAGGGTCGGGATCCCGCGCGTTTTCTGTCGGTGCCAACGTGAAGGAGTTCCAGGGAGACCGATCGCCAGATGCCTTCTGGCACAATCCGTCCCGCGGGTACGGCCACAACCTTGAGGACGGCCGGGCGCTGTGGAAGCCCGTGATCAGTGCGATCGACGGGTATTGCCTGGGCGGTGGTCTGGTCCTGGCGCTCGGCACAGACATCCGCATCGCCACTCGCAGATCGTCCTTCGGCTTGCCCGAAGTGAAGATCGGGACGAACACCGTGACCGGTGCAAGCCTGCTCGCCCGCGAGATCGGGCCGTCGCGGGCCGCCCGGATCGCATTGGTCGGCGACAGGATCGACGCCGACACCGCGTACGACTGGGGACTGGTGACAGAACTCGTCGACGGGGAGCACGACGAGGTCCTAGCGCGGGCCCACCAACTCGCAGACCTGATCGCAGCGAACGGTCCCCGTGCGGTCCAGGCGACGAAAGAGGTCATCCGCCGGTCGGCCGACATGGACTTCCGAGATGTGCTTGCTCTCGGCGAATCCCTTCGAGAAATCGTGTCGGCCTCTGGTGAGTTCGAGGAAGGCGTTGCCGCATTCGTCGAAAAACGCGAACCACATTTCCGATGA
- a CDS encoding M24 family metallopeptidase, protein MTAGYPDTNRDFVAARLRGLLEREGLDALVSVTGTDTYYLSGYGSLYGAAPGTILGIAYKDSADPRPTVISTETEVEAVLASGAEAAPYPTFMFLDDPFGRSSLEISANKPRGFGLAVSAPIVADALRRRGVKGRIGVQERGLDTASLDLLRGALTEWEIVEASELLVEARVQKSAEDIEYLGASVAITEDIISQIVSEIDQESSARSITSRFKELAFAHPEVDDIRLCLVTVGTNFAPTYIAREQDKALPGAVIKFDVGVTVGYHGADIGRTFVIGDPSDHVERVYAALLQGHEYLRSVIAPGVSFREAFDGGMDVIKSAGLPHYTRGHLGHSVGLGPSPEEHPVLGDVDGQFREGMVFCVETPYYGFGVGCLQLEDMLVVTEDGNRNLNKLPHELTSI, encoded by the coding sequence GTGACTGCGGGCTATCCGGATACCAACCGCGACTTCGTGGCCGCAAGGCTGCGCGGCCTGCTCGAACGCGAGGGTCTCGACGCGCTGGTGTCGGTCACTGGTACCGACACCTATTACCTTTCCGGCTACGGCAGCCTTTACGGCGCCGCCCCGGGGACCATCCTCGGAATCGCTTACAAGGACTCGGCGGACCCGCGTCCCACCGTCATCTCGACAGAAACCGAGGTCGAGGCTGTACTCGCTTCGGGGGCGGAGGCCGCCCCTTACCCGACGTTCATGTTTCTCGACGACCCGTTCGGCCGCTCCTCGCTCGAGATATCGGCGAACAAGCCTCGAGGCTTCGGACTGGCCGTGAGCGCCCCTATCGTCGCAGATGCCCTGCGCCGACGCGGCGTCAAGGGCCGAATCGGGGTGCAGGAGCGCGGCCTCGACACGGCATCCCTCGATCTCCTGCGCGGCGCACTGACCGAGTGGGAGATCGTCGAGGCCTCCGAGTTACTCGTGGAGGCGAGGGTTCAGAAGTCGGCGGAAGACATCGAGTACCTCGGGGCTTCCGTTGCGATCACCGAGGACATCATCAGCCAGATCGTCTCAGAGATCGACCAGGAGTCCAGCGCTCGTTCGATCACGAGCCGGTTCAAGGAACTGGCCTTCGCGCACCCAGAGGTGGACGACATCCGTCTTTGCCTCGTGACGGTCGGGACCAACTTCGCGCCGACGTACATCGCCCGGGAACAGGACAAGGCGCTCCCCGGGGCCGTGATCAAGTTCGACGTCGGGGTCACAGTGGGCTATCACGGCGCCGACATCGGCCGTACGTTCGTGATCGGAGACCCGAGTGACCATGTGGAACGCGTCTACGCCGCACTGCTCCAAGGCCACGAGTACCTGCGAAGCGTGATCGCACCGGGCGTGTCGTTCCGCGAGGCCTTCGACGGTGGCATGGACGTCATCAAGAGCGCCGGTCTGCCGCACTACACAAGGGGCCACCTCGGGCACTCCGTCGGACTCGGACCGTCACCGGAAGAACATCCGGTGCTCGGCGACGTCGACGGCCAGTTCCGAGAAGGAATGGTCTTCTGCGTCGAGACCCCCTACTACGGGTTCGGCGTGGGTTGCCTTCAGCTCGAAGACATGCTCGTGGTCACTGAGGATGGCAACCGGAACCTCAACAAGCTCCCCCACGAACTCACCAGCATCTGA
- a CDS encoding mannitol dehydrogenase family protein, translated as MLMSQYRRQPLSQDCPNPRPVPVGAPVTTAVKLSNDTVGLLGENVMVPAYDRAAVTPGIAHIGVGGFHRAHQAVYLDDLMNVGEAMDWGIVGIGLLPQDAPMAEALGKQDCLYTVVTKGQDGSVQARVVGSMVAYHHAPADRQKVVAVLADPAIRIVTLTITEGGYNIDQLTGGFLGDNLDVQAEVAGAPSRTVFGFLYDALTVRKLLGVPPFVVASCDNIPGNGAVARAALIGYATLRDPAMAEWIGASVRFPSSMVDRITPKTTAADREHLARVFGVEDAWPVVCERFKQWALEDNFPYGRPPLEAAGVQLAADVEPFERMKLRLLNASHQGLAYFASLLGIGYVDEAASDPLLARFVRAYMDIEATPTLRPVPGVDLSAYKDELLSRFANRQIRDTVARLAEQTSDRIPQFLLPVVRDRLAVGGPVGLSAAIVASWARYAEGLDESGKAIEIVDQAEADVRKAAAASLADPLAFLRQADYFGDLAETPQFAELYRQALASLRTRRVRATLADLLEEVGA; from the coding sequence ATGCTGATGAGTCAGTACAGAAGACAGCCCCTTTCACAGGACTGTCCGAATCCGCGCCCCGTCCCGGTGGGTGCTCCCGTGACAACTGCGGTCAAACTCAGCAACGACACCGTGGGCCTGCTCGGCGAAAATGTCATGGTTCCCGCCTACGACCGTGCCGCGGTGACGCCGGGAATTGCGCACATCGGAGTCGGCGGCTTCCACCGGGCCCACCAAGCGGTCTATCTCGACGACTTGATGAATGTCGGCGAGGCCATGGACTGGGGCATCGTCGGCATCGGTCTGCTGCCCCAGGACGCTCCCATGGCCGAGGCCCTCGGGAAGCAGGACTGCCTCTACACGGTCGTGACCAAAGGACAGGACGGGTCAGTCCAGGCACGGGTTGTTGGCTCGATGGTCGCCTATCACCATGCACCCGCCGACCGCCAAAAGGTCGTCGCGGTGCTGGCCGACCCTGCCATCCGTATCGTGACCCTCACAATCACAGAAGGCGGCTACAACATAGACCAACTCACCGGCGGGTTCCTCGGTGACAATCTCGACGTTCAAGCGGAGGTGGCCGGCGCTCCTTCCCGCACCGTATTCGGTTTCCTGTACGACGCGCTGACTGTGCGTAAGTTGTTGGGCGTTCCACCGTTCGTTGTGGCAAGTTGCGACAACATTCCCGGTAACGGGGCGGTGGCGCGGGCCGCGCTGATCGGGTATGCGACCCTGCGCGATCCGGCGATGGCGGAATGGATCGGCGCGTCCGTGCGATTCCCGTCCTCGATGGTTGACCGGATCACTCCGAAGACGACCGCCGCCGACCGCGAGCATCTGGCACGAGTCTTCGGTGTGGAGGACGCTTGGCCGGTGGTGTGCGAGCGGTTCAAGCAGTGGGCATTGGAGGACAATTTCCCTTACGGGAGGCCCCCGCTCGAGGCGGCGGGAGTGCAGTTGGCCGCCGACGTGGAGCCATTCGAGCGAATGAAGTTGCGCCTGTTGAACGCGTCCCATCAAGGGCTGGCGTACTTCGCTTCACTGCTCGGCATCGGGTATGTGGACGAGGCCGCCTCTGACCCGCTGCTCGCCCGTTTTGTGCGCGCGTACATGGATATCGAAGCCACACCGACATTGCGGCCCGTGCCTGGCGTGGACTTGTCGGCGTACAAGGACGAGTTGCTCAGCCGATTCGCCAATCGGCAGATACGCGACACGGTGGCTCGGCTGGCCGAGCAGACCTCTGACCGAATCCCGCAGTTCCTGCTCCCGGTCGTGCGTGATCGACTCGCGGTGGGCGGTCCCGTGGGCCTTTCGGCAGCCATCGTCGCTTCGTGGGCCAGATACGCGGAAGGGCTCGACGAGTCCGGCAAGGCCATCGAGATTGTGGACCAGGCCGAAGCCGATGTGCGCAAGGCCGCTGCGGCGAGCCTCGCTGACCCGCTCGCGTTTCTGCGCCAGGCCGACTACTTCGGTGACCTGGCCGAGACTCCCCAATTCGCCGAACTGTACCGTCAGGCGCTCGCTTCGTTGCGGACTCGCAGGGTCCGCGCAACGCTGGCCGATCTTCTCGAGGAGGTAGGGGCATGA